In Cyanobacteriota bacterium, one DNA window encodes the following:
- a CDS encoding SDR family oxidoreductase: MFLVTGATGGLGRRVVRLLRDRNQPVRAFVRLTSRYSELEQRGAEVFVGNLLRERDIQKACQGIQFVICAHGSRPDGDAQSIDYQATIDLIDQAKAAGVQHFVYISVLGADRTYDDAPVFKAKQLVERYLQASGLTYTILRPAGFASNLLPLAETFRQTGLYLLVGNPKSRVSIVSTDDLARLAIDAVTLTAARYQVLAVGGPDILERQHIPQMFGRLFQREPIVIPVPLLALDTARTLVGIINPQGQQSLGTLRTLLANEFFCTADQINQVEAIFGIELESLESFLRRYLLPA; the protein is encoded by the coding sequence ATGTTTTTGGTCACAGGAGCAACGGGTGGTCTAGGACGGCGGGTGGTCAGATTGCTGCGCGATCGAAATCAGCCTGTGCGCGCCTTTGTCCGGCTTACTTCTCGCTATAGTGAACTGGAACAACGGGGAGCAGAGGTGTTTGTCGGCAACCTGCTGCGAGAACGAGATATTCAAAAAGCCTGTCAAGGGATCCAGTTTGTAATTTGTGCCCATGGCAGTAGGCCCGACGGTGATGCTCAAAGTATTGACTATCAAGCCACGATTGACCTGATTGATCAGGCTAAGGCGGCTGGAGTGCAGCATTTTGTCTACATCTCAGTGCTAGGAGCCGATCGCACCTATGATGATGCTCCTGTGTTTAAGGCTAAGCAATTGGTGGAGCGGTATCTACAAGCCAGTGGCCTGACATACACAATTTTGCGTCCGGCTGGGTTTGCCTCTAACCTGCTACCTCTAGCAGAGACTTTTCGCCAGACAGGTCTGTATTTGCTAGTGGGGAATCCTAAGAGTCGAGTATCGATCGTCAGCACTGATGACTTAGCACGGCTAGCTATCGATGCAGTGACGCTAACTGCTGCTCGGTATCAGGTCTTGGCTGTTGGCGGCCCTGATATTTTAGAGCGACAGCACATTCCCCAGATGTTTGGACGGCTGTTTCAACGAGAGCCGATCGTAATCCCCGTGCCTCTGCTAGCCCTAGATACAGCCCGAACTCTAGTGGGGATTATCAACCCTCAGGGACAGCAGTCTCTAGGTACATTACGAACACTGTTAGCGAATGAGTTTTTTTGCACGGCTGACCAAATCAACCAAGTTGAAGCCATCTTTGGCATTGAACTAGAGTCTTTAGAGAGTTTTCTCCGTCGATACTTGCTACCGGCATAG